The following DNA comes from Ananas comosus cultivar F153 unplaced genomic scaffold, ASM154086v1, whole genome shotgun sequence.
CCCTCCACGTTTGCATCAATAAagctacatatatacatacatagcagctatatataaatatgtataatatcactacaacagaattaggttatagcgacatatgtttgggacacttttgagtaagtgtcatatttattctaaaacttaaaaacacatttactaatacctaaatataaagcccaatccaaccaaaaataagagattactctactcaacccaccacacccagtccatttggcccgattacaaacagaaaagaaaaaaaagaaaaaatcaattaccatcttttcttctctcttcactcaatccactgaaattctagatgaaaagcctttactgtcgtccttctccgccaccgcagccaacgagatagagtttcggcggttgctaaatgcttaaataagtgttggtaaattagtagcactcttttagattataacgacactctttaactgtcactatatacctagcgaccccacatatagcaatattttttaaaaatattgctaattttagctagcagtatttttttgacatgtacctatatttaaaaatatcgctatagatcgtttttgttgtagtgtatgttgtatatatatatacctcttaTGCGTGACCCAAAAGTGCTTCTTGGGAATGTGAACACGcgaatatatatcatatatggtGAAAGAACCCTGACGAAGCCCTTGTTGGAGAACACATTGCAGTAGTTCCACCACACACCATTCTCATGCATGGTCATGCAAGTGTACTACTCCCAACGTAAAACGTACGCAcaacattaatttttatttattattattaatgatcACACTTTAATAAAAGAGAGGTAACTCAACTTCCACAGGATAAAGTTGCAGCAGCAGGTGAAGTACACGAATTTGCTTTATGGGTTTTGAGTATACGGAGTGCGTCGCATATCGTGTTAGTTGGATCAGTAATTAAATTACATTAAAACGGATCAATAGTATCTTTCTCCGTAAtgcagttatatatataatatacacttattatattattacttatattatatatattatatatatagctgttattttttttactagttacagtaatctaacaataaaaattaaggGAGTGTATGTGAATGAGCATTAATTGCAGGATTAAATAGATATATAGGGAAAGAGAATCGCGTAAGAGATTTTATTACGTACACCAGAGgagaattgaaataaaaaaaaaggtaaaacagTGAGTAATGgaaaagtgtatatatatatatatatatatgtgtgactttgaatttgatttacGCGTTTGACTCAACCAATTAATCTAGTATGAGCAACACAATCTCCACGTTTCTagattatatataaatgtaCATCCTccatgttaaaaaattattaattttttactaattttgctaccatattttttaaatactaaaaagtttaaaaagttttttttgcattctccaataaaaaaaatataaaatttacatcaacAAGTTTAGTTTGTGTCATCTTCACCCTGCTTCGCGAGAAGTGCACTCCAGCTAACTATGTGCTAGTCAATTAACTCATGTTTGGCCCAAAATTAATTCGAACTCAACCTATTCTTTAATAAATAAGGTGATCATAAacttattttttgagagatagatccCGAGTCCGAATTCTAgtcgattcacatttctagctaagtttatttctaaatgaaataaacgaattaagcggatagcgtgctacctatctctcaaaaaaacttgaaaaataAGTAAGCTAAGCACCGACTCTAGCTCACTCGTGTATGGTCCTTTTAATTGATTCTTACGGATGCCTCCAAAGATCATTAGCATCTTTTAATTAATAAACTTTATTTTCTAGTTTGGTCAGCCAAATAGACTGGTAAAATTATCACCGACTTAGATTTGAATTTatcaatataataattaaataagaacaaataatattaatattacaCTGTTTTAGCGTTTATAAAAGAGCTTTATAACTCCACATATGCATACACAtttaattctaataataatattaatgttgcactgttttagCCAATATAAGTGAGCTTTGTAACTCTACATGGACATTTAATTCTAGAGGTAAGTGTATAACATTTTTTGAGTATgtcaaaaataaaaggaaaaactcaactattccaaaaaaaaaaaaaaaaaaaaaaaaaaaaaaaaaaaaaaaaaaaaaaaaaaatttaaggNtaatattcaaaaattttgatttcgcCACTTGACGTTTTAATTCTTTcagtatttaatatttttttaaaaaaaatattaaatgtgCCTTCATTTTTACtggtttgatttacatattttacataatttatgcATTACGAtcctattaaaataaataagacgcttaaaatttatactaaaagAGCCATCAAACAGCTTATATATATCAGATAATTATAAAATGCAtacataattaataaataaaaacagaCCAAAGTTTAGATATATATGTTCCACACATTTTTAGTAATTAACAATCATATGCATaattttaccgaccgtccctagagcaagtggcaaggggcttggtggttggtacccgagacccgagttcgaattctagttgattcacatttctaactaagtttatttctaaataaaataaacgaagcgggtagcgtccTACccatctctctaaaaaaaaaaacaaccataTGCATAATTTTGAAGTAAATTAATTTAGAAGAtaaagagaggaggagagagttTGTTAAGACCTCACAATTCGTTGTTGTTACGtattaattttatctctatctaaaaattatttttttaaaaataaaaggccaatttgcataaaaaatccgcttattttgggtttttgcaaaaccgggccacctttttcatttttgcagattcggtccgctttttcagcaaactaaccaaaatacccttatacttttttctctctcctctttttttttctctcgttctttttttctttctcttctcagAGAGCGGACTCGCCCGCACACCCCCGCAGCTTCCTCGtctccgaccctgccgaggccgcaccgcgactttttttttttttccctctccaactctcctccaccgtttccgacgacgacgcctctctcgcccttccccgtcCTTCTCATCCTTtccctctccttccttctctgccgcctccgacgacgacgcatttTCGCTGCTGGCGCATCTTTACCCTCGCTTGCACACCCctgcaccttcctcgcctctgaCCCCGCCGAGGCCACGCCgcaactctatttttttttttcctcttcacTCTCCTCCATTGTCTCCGACGACAACGCTTCTCTTGCCCTTCTCCGCCATtctcgtcctctctctctctcttctcctctgcTACCTCCGATGACGATGCATCTTCGTCGGCGCCGACACTGGCACCGataccgtggaggtcactgcggcgctacagcctcggagcaGAGGGTTCTTAGCGGCAtcgtcgccggcaccgtggagaggagtgacaaaaaaaaattataaaagaagcaaaaaaaaaataaagataaaaaagtataaaaaaaaaggatgaagatgaaattacatcgttaattgcaaaagaaaaattataagttacactacttaaaatgtaaaatatagctttaagataaaaattacactctttaaacgaaaattatactctttgagagatatttacactgtttctcctttcATTGCACTCTTTCAAATATAAACTGCACccactaagataaaaattacactcttttaaacgaaagttgcactgtttctcctcttattgcaccatttttcctcttgttacactattttttatcttaaactacacccctttaaaagatatttatactgtttttcctcttgttgcactgtttcttctcttattgcactatttctcttcttgctgcactgtttttatcttaaactgtatcctttaagaggagaaacagtgtaacaagaggagaaatagtgcaacaagagaaaaaacagtacaacaagaggagaaacagtataaatatcttttaaatgagtaaagtttaagataaaaaatagtgtaacaagaggagaaattgtgcaacaagaagagaaatagtgcaattttcgtttaaagattgtaactttcatcttaatggatgtagtttatatctgaaagagtgcaataagaggagaaacagtgtaaatatctcccaaagagtgtaatttttgtttaaaaagtgtaattttcatcttaaagctgtagtttatattttaagtaatacaacttataatttttttttcagttaatgatgcaatttcattttcatccttatttttctataattttttatctttattttttttcttacttcttttataattttttttggttacccCTCTCTACCAACGGCCACGGCGTCGGCGACGATGCCGCTAAGGATCTCCCGCTCCAAGGCTGCaacgccgcagtgacctccagggtgtcggcgccggcgccgagatgtatcgtcgtcggaggcggcagaggaggagggggaggcagatgacgagaagggcggaggagggcaagagaggcgtcgtcgttggaaacagtggaggagagtcgaagaggaaaaaaaaaaagagccgcGACGTGGCCTTGGCAAGGTCGAAGATGAGGAAGGTGCAAGGGTGTgcaggcgagggtaaggatgcgccggcaTATTGTCGGCGcgggcgaagatgcgtcgtcgtcggaggcggcagagaaggaaggagagagagagggcgagaAAGACGGGGAAGggtgagagaggcgtcgtcgtcggaaacggtggaggagagtcggagaagaaaaaaaaaagtcacggTGCGGCCTCGGCAGTGTCGGAGACGAGGAAGGTGTGGGGGTGTGAGgacgagggtaaggatgcgccgggcaagccgcctcctccgccttcgTCGCtttctgggaagagaaagaaaaaaaaagaacaacggaaaaaaaaagaggagagagaaaaaggtataagggtattttggtcagtttgctgaaaagcGGATCGAAtctacaaaaatgaaaaaggtggcccaattttgcaaaagtccaaaataagtggattttttatgcaaattgcccaatttaaaaatctacattagattttaaattcaaaattataaaattttaaagtcaaattaaaattttaaaataagatttagcAAAAAGATTATTACTTACAAGCGGTAAAATAAATTTGCCAAATAGTCTTTTAAAATCACTTCAGCATAATTGTTTTCTTGTTAGACTCGTTAAACTCTTTAGAACTTTTaaccaaatcaaaatttcaaactaaaatcaattatttagaaatcactttttcaaaatttagatagacggcccaaaattttttagaattatcTTATCAAAAGTTTGACGTACAAAAGagacagcttaaatttttagaataattgATTCTTGTATAGATATGTACTAAAAGGCATAAATAATTCTAGTTATTTATCAAGTACAATGTACATCCCTTTTGACATAAATGGTACAATTTGCTATGTGTGGATATACTATGATAAGATGTAAattcgctttgtttattttttttagaaataaacttagctagaaatatgaatcgactacgattcgaacttgggacctcgagtattaaccaccaagtcctttgccacttgcgctaggggcAGTCGGTTACTATGATAAGATGTTAGCTCCAAAGTAGGAggaagttttttatataatagttacaccatattatttatattctaacaaattaaatctcttatttagaaaaaagaaatataataaaaatgttttaaaaaaattacaatggAATAAATGAATCTTATTAATTGGAAATGCTACATTATTTATATAACTCCTATattttagcttcttttttttccaaaatagaAGTACAATATGTTTCACGCTAGcggaatgtcacgccccggattacacgttccccgggcacgcNTTCAGAGTAGTAATAATCACGCTCTATATATGTACGCATAAATCTCTCTCTGTTTTAATCTCCGTGATCGCATCATCGAGGTGGGGTGCGTGCGTGATTGTGGAAACAGTAAATGGCCGTGCAAGCCCAATTCCCTTCCAatccccccctcctcctctccccccaTTTCCGCCCCAGGTGAGCtcgcctcttcttcttcttcttcttcttcttcgtccctCTCTCCGCATCCACTGTAATTACTTAACCTCTCCTTTTTTgttgatcgatcgatcgatctaaAAAAACGATCGATTGATGGACTGTAGGGCTCGCGACGATGTGTTGCTGGACGAGATCCACATGATCCACGACCGCAGCCTCCTCCgcgcccacgcccacgcccacgcccaATTTGGTGAGCGATTCGCACAATCTCCCAACTCCAAtccctcctctcttttttttctcctttttttttttggtgtggtTCTCAGTACACTCCGGATTCGAACTGATCCCCTTTCTTTTCGATCGGCGCTTTTGCAGACGCAGcttacaacaacaacaacagcggctgcggcggcgcatGGGCGGAGGAGAACGAGCTCGTGACGCCGCCGCCCCAGAACGGCCCCGTCCCGATCCAGGCTAGGGTTGTGGCTCCGGCGATcgacgtcggcggcggcgcATCCACCAGCGGCAGGCCCGCGGGAGAAGATGTGGTGTCGCATCTGCATCGGCAGAGCGCGGAGATCGACGCCTTCGTCCGCCTCGAGGTGCCGATCCTTCTCCATCTCGATCCTCGTCTTCGTAGCCTCTATatgtatctatctatatatgtgtatgtttcttcttgttgttgttgatgatgatgatgatgatgatgatgatgatgatgNGTTTTGGTTTTGGGTGTTTCGGGTGTTTGTTTTGGGTAAAGAACTGAAGATTCGGTTCTTCTGATCGATGCGATGATGTGGGGCGAATCGGTGTTGATGTGGTTGAGGGGGGGCGGGGGTTGGGTTTATTTAGTTGGCTCGCCGAGACCTGCCACTGGCCCAACCCATGTGCCTCCATTTTCACCACTTTGGTACCTACTAATAAACAACCTcgctttcctttttttccttttctttttttctttccttttttccttaATCTTGTGCGTGTGTGTTTGCagtaatagtagtagtagtagtagtagtaggtgCTTCATTTTTATCAGCTAGATTTATGCAACTATATTATTGAGCAACACAACAGAGCATCAATAAcacaactataaataatttatttacaaataattagTCCAATCAAGtaaacaatatataattataattattttacttttacctGCATATACCTCCAACTATACTATTTACAGTTATATTAAACCATACTGCCTCTAATAACTATCTAATCTACGAAATTAATAATACTTTTGACCGTGTATATAGAAGCACGGGACGGGgaaactgaaaaattaattGGCAATAGGAGTGgtacaaatcaaaaaattgcCCTGTCGGTATCAGCAGAGCGCGTGAACCTGTGTGTTATTAATATGGCAATTAATCGGCTATAGGAGTAGTACAAATCAAAAATTGCCCTGTCCGTATCAGCGGAGAGCATGAATCGGTGTGCTATCGATACGCTGACACGTCTTAACACACATCTTATTTTCATGTCAGCACCGCATGGTTTGCACGGTCCGCAGGAGGCAACCTTTGGTACGAATAGTCATGTGTCATGTTTCATCTTTTAATTTCACCGGTCAGGAgcagtggagagagagagagagattgtaaGGACATCTGAATGGTTTGAAGCAGTGAGGGAGTTGTTTTGGGTGGTGAATGTGCATGGTACTAGACAACGACAACGATGCGGGTTATAAATGAGCGTGCGTGCGACTCGCCTATATATGCCCCCTCTATACTTGCATTAATTAACCTTGGGTGTTATTTTGCTTCTGAATGATGCCGAATTAACTTGCATTATTTCTTTTCTCAGTAACTTATGTggttatttctcaaaaaaaaaaaaaaaacttatgtgGTGATGATACAAGCAATAAGAAGACCATAAGTCAAGAAaataaaacgaaaaagaaagagattgaTAATGTAACTActcattttaaacaaaaatagagtttgatttgaaGGAGGAAAATATAtgatcctctctctctttctctcatctctTTCTGTATCTGCCCGTGGCAAGTTAATTGAGTCTACACCAAGGCACGGATTCAAGCGCGCATGCTCTCTTTTTCTACCAAGGAACGAGAATCCCCTGCGATTTACACTCGCTATTGAGGGTGACACACTTTGCACTGTTCAAATTGACCACTTTTTATTGCTTATAGTTCGAGTAAACATAAAATCAACATCAACGGTCGATTCCAATAGTCGATGGGGATTCCTTACTGTGCATGTTCTGCTTATTTGGGCAAAGTTTTTTTTGTCCCTTTCAACATCTAGCTAGTAACTCTCGCTATTTGCATCTTATATTAATATTTGGTTGATTCCATACCAAACAGGTGATTATATAGGTAGATAAAGTTTGCATAAAGTTACATTCTTCAACTGTTGCACCGGGACTACGAACAGACAAGCTGAAATtgaaccttatatatatatatatatatatatatatatatatagagagagagagagagagagagagagagagctaggctggtatactatcggtagcacggaggcctccatgctaccaagttgttttcaattatgcggctttcaaatcgacgatcgactccgttagactttaactatactattaaaaatatttggaaactaaatttcataatttttcgacatcatttggctagtgatcaaaaggtctcaaaattgacaattttaatgatagatttgatgcgtttgtgaatttaacggtgtaaaacaatccaaatctaacgaaatttttatagaaattttttttcactatttagagtaagatcaatatctcttctcttaaattcaagtcttttatcattattttttataaaatttttaccgGATAGTAAAGACTAGTCTTACAAAAGGAAGTGAATTTGCTATCAATTATCTATTACAGACCCCCGCCCCCGTAATAGGGAATAAGAACCTAATTACTTATAAGCAATACATTAGTCCAAGTAAGGACGAGCTCTTTGCAGAACTCACGGTATGACGCAATCCAGATGACCTCTTGTCCTCAAATCATATTTAGTTAACAACCTCAATCCAGTGCGCTTGGTTGCGCACGTATCAGTTAATAAGAGGATGGCCTACAAAACCTGCTATTGTATATTATGTGTTGTTTCGTGGATTTATCTTGGTTTGCCAAAAAGAGttgtaataaatttgtaaagttCTCCGTAGggaatttctttttatttgtccAGACTGTTGTTGTTACATGATTCCAGGTAGAGCGGCGCCGGATTACTAAGTTTATGAGAGTGATATGCAAGAATGTAAAGTAAATCAAGTACCTGTAATAATAGGGTACAAGGGGATGCTTCTAAATAGCCATAATATAAAAGGAAAACAGAATAGACTAATTAGGAAACTAGAATTATAAGGGTTAAGAGGAAGGAAATCAAGTAGAAAAATAGCCtgaaatttacaaaaattcGTATGCTGAGTAAAGGCTTGTAAGTTCATCCTGCCTCTGCGAACCAAAAATCATAAAACTTTTTGGACCTGTTTATAAAACATACGAATCACTGATCTAGATtacaattagaaaaaaaaatcgagagTACTTAACTAGAGTCAAGATCCTAGAAAGACCTGATCAAGACGACACTAGTTATGAGAATGCAAATCGAAAAGAGGAATCAAGGGAGTGCCAACAATGATATGGCACTTTATGTCTTTCCAAAATTCATTAGTGGTAACAATAAAATTGCATTGTTCACAGCACTGAGGTGTTTCAGTTATTTATCTGAGATAGTAAAGAAGGCATTCATACTATACAGCAAGCAAAGAGAGTAAGGGGatgttaataaaataatcaacTATAGCAGACAAATTTAGAGAACTTGCCTtgcaatttactaaaaattcttAATGCAATTACTATTTTGAAAGAGTGCAAAAGACACGATATAGgtctaaaaagtgatgaaaggTGTAGCACCTTGCTTTGAAACTAAAGTTAGCGGAAGTAACCACAACGACGAATACTATCTCTTTGCAAGACAAGTGAGCTTTAGCGAATGATGGCAATGCAAACACCTTGCTTTCTTGCGATCTTTGCCCAAAGCAATTACTTCCGGGGAAATTGGGGCGGGGTAACTGCAAAATCAGAAAACAAATTTTGTCAAAGGGTAAATAAGAGCCATAGACATTGAAGTATACTGGAGCGAATAAAAGCCTAAACTAGAATAAGCCTTTACAATACATCCAGCAATAAAGTTTGAGTGTGGACTGAAATTGGTGTCAGATGTCTGCTTTTATGCTAGCACTCCGCATCTTTGCCACTATGGGCATGCAGATTTCATGCAGTGGTTAGGAATTTACAATCAAGGACAGAAACTGAAAACCGACGACATTAGCGAATAATTATAGCGTTTGAATCCATGATATACAATTAGTACATGCTAACATAGTGCAGCTATTCTCAGCAAATTATCAACGAACGAAGAAGAGTGGTAGGTGATACCATGAAAACATCGTCAGGGTAAGGTCCAGATGATTACACTGCGGCCAAAGAGCCTTGCAATCGCGAGTAGTAGAAGCTCGGCAAAAGTAAACCTGGCAACACGATCGTGCTTGCACCAGTGTTAACACTTTTAAGGTCGATTTAAAAAGAATGTCTACATCGAAAAGAACAAACCACACCCAAATCTTTCATTTTGATGTTGCTTTTTGCTCAATTTCTACAATCATGGCGCTATGATGCATTGATTAGTGGCTTTCATTAAGTTGCAAAATAAGACTATGATTTGCGTTGGACTGCGAGTTGTCAATTGGACTGGTTGGTGAATACTGTGTTCATAGTTATGCCACAATTTGGTTGCAAAGATTGTGACCAAGCATCATTATTTGCTAATAAGATATTTGATTTGGTCTCCTTGCACTCTATCAAATTGAGCGCTTGGTGAACATTTTGCCTCAAATTTCTTGCTGGGCTAAAATTGTTTTCCATCTACAGTTATTACTAGGATGCGATTTTGATTGCCCTTGCGTTTAAACCAACCGTTTTCGGATTTGAAACACTTCAATAATTAGACTGAGGAGTTGACTGAAACTCAAAAAGGGCTGCACTCTCTCTTCCGTGAAACTTATATGGCAAATGAGACTCATCAAATAGAACAAGATCGAATTCAGTATCCTCGCCAATTGGGCTCACAGCGACTTCGCACCTGCTCACGCGAATCATCTAAGCACCTAATCTCGAACATAAATTCATCTTCGAAAAAAGAGAATCATCATGGTATCAAAAAGAACTATCTCAAAGGAACCACACATAAACCCTACAGCCCGTCTCGATACGAGTCAAAACTCGGTCCCAACCTCAACTCCTCAGCGACCCTCCTGGAGTCTCAAGCCGGTGTGAGACAAAACCCCATTGCGAGGAGAGGCCCTTAGCTGTCGGATACCGACCGAGCGACATCGTCAACATCGGAAGATGTGCGACAAGAGCCAATCGAGGGGGAAAGAGACGCGGCAAATGGCCGGCTGCTGACGCGGACGGCCGCCGAGACGAC
Coding sequences within:
- the LOC109705002 gene encoding uncharacterized protein LOC109705002, which codes for MAVQAQFPSNPPLLLSPHFRPRARDDVLLDEIHMIHDRSLLRAHAHAHAQFDAAYNNNNSGCGGAWAEENELVTPPPQNGPVPIQARVVAPAIDVGGGASTSGRPAGEDVVSHLHRQSAEIDAFVRLEVPILLHLDPRLRSLYMYLSIYVYVSSCCC